The Candidatus Manganitrophaceae bacterium genome contains a region encoding:
- a CDS encoding 3-deoxy-D-manno-octulosonate 8-phosphate phosphatase (forms homotetramers; catalyzes hydrolysis of KDO 8-P to KDO and inorganic phosphate; functions in lipopolysaccharide biosynthesis) yields MTSLRKAPLRLSKDLIEKAKQIKCLLLDVDGVMTNGMLYFDENGKEIKGFSIYDGLGIARCRNASILVAIISGRHSKVLTWRAKELRIEDVYQGVRDKVKAYQQIAKKYQLEKESVAFIGDDLIDLPLLRQVGLSVAVANAVDEVKKRVDWVTQRRGGEGAVREVVDFILSAQGIH; encoded by the coding sequence TAGATTGAGCAAGGACCTCATCGAAAAGGCAAAACAGATCAAATGCCTCTTGTTGGATGTCGATGGGGTGATGACAAATGGGATGCTCTACTTTGACGAGAACGGGAAGGAAATAAAAGGTTTTTCTATTTATGATGGTTTGGGGATTGCCCGGTGTCGTAATGCCTCTATTCTGGTCGCGATTATCTCAGGACGTCACTCCAAAGTCCTCACGTGGAGAGCGAAAGAGCTCCGGATCGAAGACGTCTATCAGGGGGTTCGTGATAAGGTGAAGGCCTATCAACAAATTGCGAAAAAGTATCAATTAGAAAAAGAATCAGTCGCTTTTATTGGCGATGATCTGATTGATCTACCCTTGCTTCGGCAGGTTGGACTTTCTGTCGCAGTGGCCAATGCCGTTGATGAGGTCAAAAAAAGGGTGGATTGGGTCACTCAGCGCCGGGGAGGAGAGGGCGCCGTGAGAGAAGTCGTCGACTTTATTTTATCTGCGCAGGGTATTCATTGA